The genomic region ATTTATGAAATGTAGTTATATAGCattctatggaaagaaatgtATGTGGAGAAACATATTCTAGGTGTTTACATCATATTAGAACCTGTCAAGTATTCCCTCACTTCCATTCTTCTATCGTGGTCTCTTCTAATTGGTttgtcgttgcaacgcacggacactcacCTAGTTAGAATACTTAAAAATCGAACAGTGGATGGATCCTGGCGGCTCTAACCCTCGCGCTAAAATAAAGAAGCGCAGCGTCTGGGCTGGGCTCAGCGAGGGGAACGTCTTAACAGGCCGCGTTGCTAGGCCTGCGCAGCGTGCGGAGGAGGTGCAGCTGCGCCTGGGCCCGTCTGCTCCCTTGGATTGCAGGGAACGCCAGAGATACGCATCGACGGCCGGGAGCTGTCACGGACCCTCTCCTCCTCCTCCCCTGTCCCGTGAGTCGTCTCAGCCGCCGCCGGCTCTCGGAGCCCTACCCTTCTTTCGTCGGAGCCCTACCCTTCTTCTCGTCGGAGCCCATGGACCGGCAACCCCAGGACTACGCGGCTGCGGCCATGGCGTACGCACAGGGGCAGCAGCCACCGCCGCCGCAGTACGGCGGGTACCACCCACAGGCGCCGCCGCCTCAGTACCCGCCCCACCCTTACGGCGCGCCGCTCCCGCAGTACCGGCCCGCGCCCTATGCGCGCCCCATGCCGCCTGCCTACTCGCACCTGCTGCCGCACCAGCAGCCGCCTCCCCCGTACGCAGCGCACCCGCCGCCGCCGCACGCCTTGTCCACGccctccccgccgccgccgcaccACCCTTACATGCACCCGCCACCGTTCGAGTCCGCCCCGCCTCCTCCGGCCGCTCCACCCGCCGATCCGGAGCTCCAGAAGCGCATCGACAAGCTCGTCGAGTACATCGCGAAGAACGGGCCGGATTTCGAGGCCATGATCcgcgacaagcagcacgacaaccCGGACTACGCCTTCGTCTTCGGCGGGGAAGGTCACGCCTACTACAGGTACATGCTCTGGCTCTTGCCGCGCCCGCCGGTGCCCGCGCCCTACCCGCCGGCCTCGATGCATATGATGCCGCCTATGGGCCCTATGATGAGGGGACCGCCGATTCACCAGCCGGGGTACCCGCCATTCTATGACCAGCACCAGCAGTTTGCTGCTGCTCACGGCCATGGGGACTATGAAGCTGCGGCGCAACCATTCaagggactgtccggaccgctccCTGCAGATGTTGCTGCTGAGCTCCAAGATGTGCTTATCAATCTTAATGGCACTAAGGAATCAATAAAGGGAGCGAAGTCATGGTTTATGCAAAGATTGCCGTTCGCGCCGGCTCTGGCTGAAGCTCTTAAGGAGAGAGTATTTGTGTTGGAGGATTCGGAGCGGCAGCTGCACATAATTTTCCTGGTGAACGATATTCTTTTTGAAAGGTATGGCTTGATTTGTTTCCTATGTTTATTAAAGTAGGACTTCTTACTTTAGGCCTTTTATTTGTTAATTGTAGTTCTTCCGATGACAAATATTCCTTATGCTCATTTTGATGAATACTTCAGTTATCATGCTGAATAACATACCAGTGCATGAAGTGTTATCTAACCACCATATATTGTTTCTATATCTCATTGCTGTAGTGCAGCAGTTTGTAGAGTGACTAATTCATATGTTCAGCATCCAccaatgatttcaagtcgtctGGTCGAACCCTGGGACCGACTAGgcgacttatatatatatatatatatatatatatatatatatatatatatatatatatatatatatatatatatatatatatatataacctaCATACATTATATAAATTAGAACAACCAGCTAGGATAAACAAAATAACTGATTGCTTTATTGTGATTTGTTACTTACCTGAACCTGACTACCTAGCAATGGCTTAGGAGTAAAGCAGTAAGCCAGCAACCATCCACTAGTTCGGCACTGGGCACGGGCAAGAAATACAGAGAAGGGGGTAGGAGGAACCTTGAGATGACGAGCTCATCTCGTCAATGGTGCTGGTCTGCTGGAGAGTGGAGACGCCGGTAGTTTGTCACAGTCGTCGTCGGTGCTCTATCACAGCTGCCGTCAGTACTGGCCGTCTGGACTGCAGCAGCCGAGCAGGCAGAGGCACCGGTGGAGCAGGCCATCAGAGGGGCAAAGGTGAGCAGTCGCCGGTGTTCTGTGGCCGCTGGAGCTCGATGTCCGGTCTGGGGTGCAAGGGCAGCCTTCGGCGACCAGGTAGGTCTGAAGGCTGGAGGTCGGGCacgagaggaggtgtacgtgtacAGCGTTTTGGCAGCCGGGCAGCTGGGTATGGGCAGAGGAGAGAAGAGGCCAGACTAAATGATACTGTAGATGGACTGAAAATGGCCCCATACCAAAACCCTAGCCGGGCGACCAGGAAACAGTAAGTGGACAATTAGTTGCCCTAATcgacgattagtcggacgaccagCCCATTTAGTCGGGTCGTCTGCCTAATCGGACACAAACAGGCGACCAGCCTGACTAATCGTTGACCAGTCAAAAGAGCCAGAACCATGACCAGTACTGGATTTGACCTCTGTTGTGCCAGTCTATACAGTGGTCTGAGGTAATCCGGCCATCCTGGCCTGTACTAGAATGAGATTAACAACTGTGTCTGTAATCAGATCTTAGTTTCCATGTAGCATAAGGAAGTGCTAAATATGGTATAAATTTAGACACTGCAATAGGAGGGGGCCATGTGGGGAAATAGAAATGCATGTATCAAGTTGAAATGAAGTTTTACTATATGTTTTAAATGGGCTGATGATATTGAATAATACCCAAATAGATTGGAATTGTTCAGAtgactaagggcttgttcgtttcaccCTTAACCCATGTGGATTGGGTGGTATTGAGTCAGTTTAAGTCAATAGTAAGTCAAAATCCATCACAATCCTTTCCAATACACTCCAATCCACATGTAattggaataaccgaacaaggcctaaggatTTTGTTTGGTTAGGATAATGCATGACACCCGTCACCCGATCAAATGTAGCTTCTGAGAATTTCGAAGTGTACATGACTTGTAACTATGTGTATTTAATTTAATCCATCGCTGATTTCTGAATGTATTTGACATGCTACAGCTTACAGAGACGAACTAGTATTCGGGACCTTGACAATGAGGCTATTGCTTTCAAATCCGTACTGGGTCCCATGCTTGCAAGGGTTTACAATAATTCACAGAGTAAAGATGACAACCAGACCCGTGTTGAGAAGATCCTGCAGTTTTGGGGTTCAAAGGAAGTTTACGACCAGGAAACAATTGCTAATTTTGAAAGAGAGATGAAAGGTGGCTTGCCTTATTCGCTGGTGCCACGACATGTTTCACCAGACCCTACGACCTTTTCAGGTATCTCCTTTCTCTGCTTCCTTTACTACTACTATTTCCCATTGTGTCTAGGTACTTCAACTTTTTCTTTTGGTTGTCCGATGATGATGCTATGCTAGCTCTGAAAGAAGGACACTATTTTGTATTCTTTGAGTACTTAACCTGTGAGTTTCCATCTGATTACCATTTTTCTTCATTTGATTCATCATCTCACAGCTGTGATCCTAGCAGCTCTGGACCGCACTAGGTGTTATAAGTTGTAGCCACTATTTTAGAACGACTCATAATTTTCTAGGATAAAAAAAAACTCGGCCAGGGAGGGAAAGACCGCTATCCcaatattatattaagaagaggccgaaacaatggtcccgaccgagaaaatccccgaaccctggccACCCACCACTAACGGGCCGGTGTCAACCGTCCACTCTGCAACAACTAGAATTCGTTCCTGGAAACCTATCTGGCCCATCATGGTTGATTACTTGTGTTTCTCAGTTAAAATCGTTCTGTCTTTTGATTCTCTGGTGTTACAATGTCTATTTGGAATAGCCTTTAAAATCTAATAATGCATGCACATTTTGCTTTTTGGTAGTAGACCTAAAGGCTGCTAACTAGATGTTTTTGCAGGATCAGCGCCAGTGCCCTCAAAATGGTCCTCGGAACCTCCAGAGAAGGATAAGCCGATCCATCCTGTCGCTGGTGCAAGCCAATCTGTCCCCACCGCACAGTTTCCATCAAACCAACTTACAGCCGGTGTCTATCCTCCTGTAGGCCAAAATGCATTTGCAGGATCTTTGCCAGTGCAACCGTCGTCAACAGTTCCCGCTGTGGCTCCTCAAAGCACTGCCGCCGCAAACGATTCAACTCCACCTCCTTATCCGCTCTTCCCGCCTGGCCTCATCCCTGGAATGGTTCGGAAGATGCAAATAGGCAGCGGGGTACCGTACTCTTCCCTGAGCCCGCTCGACATCCCCACGACCATCCCGCCATCGTCAGTCCCGGAGTCCGAGATCCTCGAGCGCGTGTCCAAGTTCTTCAGCGACATTGGGGAGGTGAACCCGTCAGAAGGTCCGATGAGGCAAGGCGAGCCCGATGACTACGACGACTACGAGAGGGAGCTTCCTGCGCGGAAGGGAGGCGCCTGCATCCCTCCCCCGCCGAATCTGCTTCTGAACCCTGAGACAGGGATGCACGCCGATGGCAGCGTCGACAGTAAgccagggtccagcggccggttgGGTCTCGGAGCATCCGCCGATCCGAACGAGGTGAGCCAGTATGACGATGTGTATTCTTCTTATCGTAAGCAAAGGAGCTCAACGTATCACATTTCCATCACCGCTCGCTCATCGACGTCAAGGTGATGGTAGCAGAGATGCATGTCTCGAGCACCCCCTTCTGACATTTGTGGGTGATTCTGTACGGTTAATACATGAGATGAGAAAACTGTAAGAACATTGTAGTGCCTGAGAACTTTTTTATGGCAAAATGTGGTCTACAGGTTCTTAAATCGAAATGTAGTTGCCCCATCTGCAAATTATGCTTGTCCTGACCTGCTACGTTGTGTGATAGCTTCTCCTTCTGGTCAGTCCCGGCAGTGATCACTGTGTATTTGAACATGACATTGATCAACGGAAAAAAGACACTTGAAACATTCTTTGTCCTTGTTCTCATTTACATTCAAACAGAAACATGCCCCTCACATGCCAAGTGAAGTTAAAAGTTTGATCGGTTCTCACAGATCTGCATCGCTGCTGCTCCCCATCGCCACCAGCCGATGCCAGTATTTTGTACGCCTCCAACCAAAACGATTTTTTACTTTATATATCTATGGTTAAAAGTTATTATGTACATAGCACATAAATATGTTAATTATTATAACCAGAgactattatattatttatatatatatatatatatatatatatatatatatatatatatattctttttATTAATAATATAAGATTGGATTGGCTCGTCCTAAAGATAAATCCTTAGGCTGTCCGCAGCCGTCCTTTCCCCTACCTCTGTTCCTTATTAGCGCCATATGTTATGTTTGCCTACGCGCTAGAGCTCTAGAGAAATGCACACGACCGCGCCAGATGTATGTGGCGGGCTGCAAGCTGGCCCCTGCCCTCAAAACCAGTGCACGATGTGGGTCCCCttctaattgttagtagataaaaaattgttgttagtagataaaaaattgatagagaatgaaaagtaggtatagaatataatattttatggttgtagtggggTGTATGAGGATAATTTAGACCTATGATTTCCTCTACGCGCTACCGCTATAGAGAAATGCACAGGACCGCGCCAGATATGGCGAGTTGCAAGCTGGCCCTGCCCTCGAAACCAGTGCCCGATGTGGGTCCCCTTCTAATTGTTAGTACATTAAAAAATTGATAGAGGATGAAAAGTAGGTATAGAATATAATATTTTATGATTGTAGTGGGGTGTATGGGAAGAATTTAGAGgaaacctgaaagtcgcctagagggggtggataaatTTTAAAcatactacaagccggggttagcgttagaacaaatgtcaagtccgggagagaggtaaaaacaaatcaaccaagaaaataaagcgaatgacacggtgatttgttttaccgaggttcggttctaaagaacctagtccccgttgaggtggtcacaaaaaccgagtctctttcaactctttccctctctcaaacggtcacttagaccgagtgaggcttcttccttaatctcacgggtcacttagaccccgcaaagaccaccacacaattggtgtctcttgcctcgcttacaaagcttgaaaataagaagtgagaaagaaaagaaacccAACCAAGCaaccaagagcaacaaagaaacacaaatgatcctctcacaagtcctaatacgctagagttgaatttgggactttgagcggatcgatcatTTGAATTGTGtcagtctattgctcttgtattgaatgcaatgtattgaatgcttggatggttggagtggaggtggttgaggggtatttatagccctcaccaccaaaacaaccgttggggcaggctgctgtcgatgggcgtaccagacactgtccggtgcgccagccacgtcacccaaccgttagggttcgaccgttggagctttgtctgctAGTgataccggacaagtactgttcactgtctgatgcgcctctggcggctgctctgacttctgcacgaactgtccgcgcactgtagcgttgtaggcgtccgttgcagtcgaccgttgcgctggtagccgttgctccacttggcacaccagacatctggtgaattatagaggagtggcgctggagaaacccgaaggtgaagagttcagagtTGTAcgatcctggtgcaccggacagtccggtgcgccagaccagggcacacttcggtttcttttgttcctttcttttgaaccctttctttaatctttttatcggtttgtgttgaacctttatgcacctgtggaatataatctagagtaaactagttagttcaattatttgtgttgggcattcaaccaccaaaattatttatagaaaaaggttaaaccctattttcctttcaaaaCCACTGCGGGGATAAAAAATAGAGGATAAAATGTTGATGACGTGACAAAAAAATGATATAAGGGTAGAAATTTAGGGTACGTCTATGGAGAAGATGCATCATCATTTTTCATCATGGTCAACCTCCCCTCCACGTAGTATATGAAGCCAACCCTATTCGTTGTAGCGTTCAAAGTCTTAGGCTATCCGCAGTGGTTTCCCCTAAATTTtttcccctatatcacttttttgcgTCACATCATTAATATTTTACCCCCTATGTTTTCATCTTCGCAGCGGTTCCCACTATATTAtctccctataccccactacaactataaaatatcattatcTAACATTATTTCTCTTTTATTATAATTTTTTGTCAACTATTAAATAGGGGAGCACTGTGTAAGGAGGCGCTACAGTGCTCCCCTTGATCTGGGGGACGTGCGAGCTCTCCCCTACGGCTGAAGCGCGTAGGGGGCTCTTTAGTGTCAGCCGATGCGGGCTTAGAGCCCCCTACGCAAGGGGAGGGGGCACAGTAGCGCAAGCGCTGCGGCTAGTCTTAGGCTATCCACAGCGGTTCCCCAAATTTTCCTCTATCACTTTTTTtgtcacatcatcaacatttcatCCCCTGATTTTTCATCTCCCGTACCGGTTTTCCCTAAATACTTCCCATATACCCCACTACAAACCATAAAATATTATTTTGTATACTTACTTTTCATCCATTATCAATTTTTTATTTACTAACAATTAATCGTAGGCCCACGACTACCGTACCAAACAGTGGTAGCGCGCATGAACAATAACACGCCAGAAATAGAGGGAAAGAGAAGCGGTCCGCTCGCTGGAGGGCCTTGTAGAGACAAACGCTACGGGCTTAGAGGATCTGCTGCatccgacatgcaggggcacgggGCTGGCTAACGGTCACTGCTGCAGCCAGCTATCCACAACCGTTCCCTCTAAATTTTCCCCCCTAAATGTTACTATGCAGTCACGTCAGCAAGATTCCATCCCTTATTTTCACTCATCCCGCAACCGTTCTCCCTAAATTTTCCCCTATATATCCCTCTACTCATTAAATATACATTTCCATATAACTAACTTAACCAACTTCATTTTTGTTTTAATTTTATTTGTTTGCACACGTCCGACATGTTGCTCTTCTTTAAAAAAATAAAATTTAAAAAAATTATTTGTTTCATTTAAATTGCGCAAAATATATAAAACACCATTGCGT from Zea mays cultivar B73 chromosome 6, Zm-B73-REFERENCE-NAM-5.0, whole genome shotgun sequence harbors:
- the LOC100216800 gene encoding uncharacterized protein LOC100216800, with product MDRQPQDYAAAAMAYAQGQQPPPPQYGGYHPQAPPPQYPPHPYGAPLPQYRPAPYARPMPPAYSHLLPHQQPPPPYAAHPPPPHALSTPSPPPPHHPYMHPPPFESAPPPPAAPPADPELQKRIDKLVEYIAKNGPDFEAMIRDKQHDNPDYAFVFGGEGHAYYRYMLWLLPRPPVPAPYPPASMHMMPPMGPMMRGPPIHQPGYPPFYDQHQQFAAAHGHGDYEAAAQPFKGLSGPLPADVAAELQDVLINLNGTKESIKGAKSWFMQRLPFAPALAEALKERVFVLEDSERQLHIIFLVNDILFESLQRRTSIRDLDNEAIAFKSVLGPMLARVYNNSQSKDDNQTRVEKILQFWGSKEVYDQETIANFEREMKGGLPYSLVPRHVSPDPTTFSGSAPVPSKWSSEPPEKDKPIHPVAGASQSVPTAQFPSNQLTAGVYPPVGQNAFAGSLPVQPSSTVPAVAPQSTAAANDSTPPPYPLFPPGLIPGMVRKMQIGSGVPYSSLSPLDIPTTIPPSSVPESEILERVSKFFSDIGEVNPSEGPMRQGEPDDYDDYERELPARKGGACIPPPPNLLLNPETGMHADGSVDSKPGSSGRLGLGASADPNEVSQYDDVYSSYRKQRSSTYHISITARSSTSR